Genomic DNA from Halobaculum sp. MBLA0147:
GTGATCCTCGTCTCCCTCCCCGCGCCGGTCGGCTCCAGATCGCTCGGCGACGACGAACACGCCGTCGTCCGGGTCCGTGTCGTACGCGTCGGGGTCGCGCTCGCGTCCCCACGCGGCGAGTACCTCGTCGTCGTACGCCTCCGCGGCACGCGCTCGGACGGCTGCGCGGTGGACCTCGGGGAGCCACTCGCGGTCCACCGGGCGCGCAGTACGGACGCGAACCGCCGGCCCGTCGCGGCCGACGCGCGGGCGTTCGGCGACGAGTGACACCGGCGGTGAGGTGTCGTCGGTTCCGTCCTCGCCGTTCCGACTGGTCTCTGCTCCGTGCGTGCTCGACCGGGTCAGTGTGAACATCACGGTCGTCTGTTCCGTCTCCACCGTCACCACGGGCACGGTTCGACAGGTCGACTGTCGGACCGTCCGGGTCCGGATCACGCGCCGCGGTCGACCGGGCCACCGTATGTCGATCAGGCGACGGTGAACAGTAACGCGTTGTGGACGCCCGGCCCGAGCCCGACGGCGGCGACGAGTGTCAGGAGTGCGTACCCCTGAGGGGGGCTCTCGTGGACGGTCGGCGCGACGGCGACGACCGCCAGCGACGCGACGGCGAGTTTCACGAGGACGAACAGCCACCCGGAGCCGAGCAGGCTCGCGGTCGGGAGCCCGGCTGCGAGTTCCAGGATCGCCGCCGACAGCGGCGTGCGCTCGCCGAACCCGAGCAGGTCGACGCCGACGGCGGTCGTCACCCCGTCGACGCCGTGCGCGACGACGGCGAGTGTCGCCGCCCGGCCGGCGACGCCGACCGCGGTCGAGGCGGCGTCGAGCACGCGCGCCGTGACGAGGCCGAGTGTCCCCCCGACGAGGAGTCCGAGTGCGGGGAGCAGCGGGTCCGGCGCAGGTGTCCCGAGTAGCGTGGCCCCGACTGCGGCGGTCGCCGTCGCTGTCCCGGCGACGGCCAGCGTCCGCGGGACGGGGGCGTCGAGTGCGGCCGCAGCGAGCCACACCGCGCCGCCGACGACGGCCGTCGTGACGTAGACGGACGGCGTCCCGAACAGGGGTGCGACGGCCGCCGGGACGGCGTCGACGACGTACAACACGTGACTCGCCGAGCCCGTCACCATCCACGGGACCACCGCGAGCACGTGGCGCTCGCCGTACGGCGGGTCGAGTCGGTAGAGCCCGCCGGCGACGGCGAGGACACCGGCGATCAGGGCGAGTGTGTACGGGAGCGGCGGGACGGAGAACCCCGCGGGGAGGAGCTGGAGCGGTGCGGAGCCGGGTGTCGAGACGACGGCAGACGAGGCGGCGACGAGCACGGACACGCTCACGGCTTCTGTGGGGACCGATTTCACTCCTCGGGTCTGGGGTCGCGTCGTCGGTACTCCGTGCGATCGGACCCCACCCGGACGGGTGCGTCGTGGACGACGACTCCCGTCCAGACCCGCCCACTCCACGGGACTTTAGCCCCCGCGGACCCTCCCGGAAGGTGTGAACGGTAACAGCTTCGGGCGGCTCTTCCAGGTGACCACCTACGGGGAGAGTCACGGGCCGGCGATGGGGTGCACGGTGTCTGGCGTCCCCGCGGGGGTCGAACTCTCGACGGAGGACGTCCAGCGCGAACTGGACCGCCGGAAGCCGGGCCAGTCGATGATCACGACGAGTCGGGGCGAGCCGGACGACGT
This window encodes:
- a CDS encoding GNAT family N-acetyltransferase is translated as METEQTTVMFTLTRSSTHGAETSRNGEDGTDDTSPPVSLVAERPRVGRDGPAVRVRTARPVDREWLPEVHRAAVRARAAEAYDDEVLAAWGRERDPDAYDTDPDDGVFVVAERSGADRRGEGDEDHETPPVVGFGELVFDGGDHLDGVPETDAELRAVYVHPAVADRGVGSRLLCRLERTARRRDAPGVALHASLNAVGFYRRHGYERVRETTREFGTGVAVDVVEMRRTL
- a CDS encoding DUF63 family protein; the encoded protein is MSVLVAASSAVVSTPGSAPLQLLPAGFSVPPLPYTLALIAGVLAVAGGLYRLDPPYGERHVLAVVPWMVTGSASHVLYVVDAVPAAVAPLFGTPSVYVTTAVVGGAVWLAAAALDAPVPRTLAVAGTATATAAVGATLLGTPAPDPLLPALGLLVGGTLGLVTARVLDAASTAVGVAGRAATLAVVAHGVDGVTTAVGVDLLGFGERTPLSAAILELAAGLPTASLLGSGWLFVLVKLAVASLAVVAVAPTVHESPPQGYALLTLVAAVGLGPGVHNALLFTVA